One Purpureocillium takamizusanense chromosome 1, complete sequence genomic window carries:
- a CDS encoding uncharacterized protein (COG:S~EggNog:ENOG503NVRD) codes for MADTLRLQQVRYPTPESSLGRRPKRSLNPIIEEDSDDGQARRAAASQQGRRADTSHLKIEAWLSPMSDHFPTPRGVNYLSAPVLPSSPSTVSGGGSSPTTSSNPWNRASIATDNTEFEDLYDVSEEEQDDLPRGLRRSSSVRGNRTQDIRAPSAKQPARLTIPTDRVAADDVWSAMDELRKITSPVPLTPATQLPMSPAQMDFMGKQQALEVPTISAPPSLDGSLSSEQLAAMSAPPTPVIGDEETSTEAAWAGVHLQPGALATLHALSSTSEEDVHEQPSQVLEVAQTSPQATTEMRQQPLRVITSLRPQATHGAVLSPLQRQSLAELTRLEIPSPGGFFSGLSPRTRTTWHTQAKTPEDLPPPTSTTAEQFYRCPWNDAPVPPLPKRPDSAEGFYRSFEFSSSSAPVEQVVEVRNDDLSDGIPTARPVVQHQDSNSSGETVKPPASPAAEDAPAEIVVDYDATYARKQQKEALSNLDRTELWLLAQRAYLKGVHDTDNENALKTIEEAPDEEEEQEAKKTPKFEPKHGAEPKKKVVRFSDVIPTTVQPKRLPSKLLRQESAYYRAFQDYIVRTQLRDVFVHQLTRFEALQAQRVALRETHRNQLLGKYQLSVVPQSAKKRLSANVARGDHVLTDDPEKLRLEKESEASSQMAMPTWHVAAMKFLNGGRLISAPVSNRLVRPSSLASAQTGTPRQRARILDLGGQSTCDWAWHCALQYPNAKVYSVTTKAIRQLSNSNIRGPPNHRQVAVERLTKLPFSNDQFDLISARELHSVLKLVGENGQDEWESCLRECMRVLKPGGYLEFSVLDSDMMNAGPLGLAKSVEFGFALKTLGYDPSPSKMWLGRLARAGFDDVRRVWMCLPVGAKRRMYLPPVPALRDTSSREVKVHQLDAMVMGSSDDVASVCSIVGGWSWERWLLRCEMEKVAGEMRLADTVTTGTAMKEAGRCLDGVHAIMEEGRGCKAGFRMLNGYARKPKVGTETISIALAM; via the coding sequence ATGGCCGACACGCTGCGGCTACAGCAAGTCAGATACCCGACTCCGGAGTCTTCGCTGGGTCGAAGGCCCAAGAGGTCACTTAATCCGATAATAGAAGAGGACAGCGACGATGgccaggcgcggcgcgccgccgccagtcaGCAGGGGAGGCGTGCAGATACTTCGCATCTGAAGATAGAGGCCTGGTTGTCTCCCATGAGCGATCACTTCCCGACACCCCGGGGAGTGAATTATCTCTCCGCCCCCGTCctgccctcgtcaccgtccaCCGTGTCCGGTGGTGGCAGTTCGCCCACCACTTCGTCCAACCCCTGGAACCGGGCCAGCATCGCCACCGACAACACCGAGTTCGAGGATCTATATGATGTCTCTGAGGAGGAGCAAGACGACCTGCCGCGCGGCCTGCGACGCTCATCCTCGGTACGGGGAAACAGGACTCAGGACATCCGCGCCCCTTCTGCGAAGCAACCGGCTCGTCTGACTATACCTACGGACCGcgtcgctgccgacgacgtctgGTCCGCCATGGATGAGCTCAGGAAGATTACTTCCCCTGTTCCGCTGACGCCGGCGACCCAGCTGCCCATGTCGCCGGCCCAAATGGATTTCATGggcaagcagcaggccctcgaggtcccgaccatctcggcgccgccatcgctcgACGGCAGTCTCTCATcggagcagctcgccgccatgagtGCACCTCCGACCCCCGTGATTGGAGACGAGGAGACGAGTAccgaggcggcgtgggccgGCGTCCATCTGCAGCCCGGTGCCCTGGCAACCCTTCACGCCTTGTCTAGCACGAGTGAGGAGGATGTTCATGAGCAGCCGTCGCAGGTCCTCGAAGTCGCCCAGACGTCGCCTCAAGCCACCACGGAGATGCGACAGCAGCCGCTTCGAGTAATCACGAGCCTTCGTCCGCAGGCAACCCACGGCGCTGTTCTCTCGCCCTTGCAGCGTCAGTCCCTGGCGGAGCTGACGCGGTTGGAGATTCCGTCCCCgggcggcttcttctccggTCTGTCTCCGCGAACGCGAACCACCTGGCACACGCAGGCCAAGACCCCCGAGGAcctaccgccgccgacctcgacgaccgccgAGCAGTTCTATCGGTGCCCGTGGAACGATGCCCCTGTGCCCCCCCTGCCAAAGCGTCCTGATTCAGCCGAGGGCTTTTATAGGAGCTTTGAGTTCTCGTCATCTTCGGCCCCTGTGGAGCAAGTGGTCGAAGTCCGAAACGACGACCTTTCCGATGGCATTCCCACTGCTCGACCGGTCGTTCAGCACCAGGATTCCAACTCCTCCGGCGAGACTGTCAAGCCGCCAGCGTCCCCCGCAGCTGAGGATGCTCCAGCCGAGATCGTCGTCGACTATGACGCAACCTACGCCCGGAAGCAGCAAAAGGAGGCTCTCTCCAACCTCGATCGCACCGAGCTCTGGCTCCTAGCCCAGCGAGCTTATTTGAAGGGTGTGCATGATACTGATAATGAGAATGCACTCAAGACTATCGAGGAAGCTCCAgatgaagaggaggagcaggaggccaagaagactCCCAAGTTTGAGCCCAAACACGGAGCGGAacccaagaagaaggtcgTGCGTTTCTCGGATGTCATTCCCACGACCGTGCAACCCAAGCGCCTCCCCTCCAAATTGCTACGGCAAGAGTCGGCCTATTACCGGGCGTTCCAGGACTACATCGTTCGAACTCAGCTCCGCGATGTCTTTGTCCACCAGCTCACACGTTTCGAGGCCCTGCAGGCGCAGAGGGTGGCATTGCGAGAGACGCACCGCAATCAACTCCTCGGCAAATACCAACTGAGCGTCGTGCCTCAGTCCGCTAAGAAGCGCCTCAGTGCTAATGTGGCTCGCGGCGACCATGTCTTGACGGACGATCCAGAGAAGCTGCGCTTAGAGAAGGAATCTGAAGCCTCCAGCCAGATGGCCATGCCCACATGGCATGTCGCGGCCATGAAGTTTCTCAACGGCGGACGTTTGATATCAGCCCCAGTGTCGAACAGGCTGGTTCGTCCGTCCTCCCTGGCATCTGCACAGACCGGGACGCCTCGACAACGGGCGAGAATCCTGGATCTCGGCGGACAATCGACTTGCGACTGGGCATGGCACTGCGCGCTCCAGTACCCCAACGCCAAGGTCTACTCGGTCACCACGAAGGCCATCCGCCAGCTGTCCAATTCCAATATTCGCGGTCCCCCGAACCATCGCCAGGTCGCCGTGGAGCGTCTCACCAAACTTCCTTTCTCCAACGACCAGTTTGACCTCATCTCCGCGCGCGAGCTCCACAGCGTCCTCAAACTTGTGGGTGAGAACGGCCAGGATGAGTGGGAGAGTTGCCTGCGAGAGTGCATGCGGGTTCTCAAGCCTGGCGGCTACCTGGAGTTCTCGGTCCTGGACTCGGACATGATGAACGCCGGCCCTTTGGGGCTGGCCAAGAGCGTTGAGTTCGGCTTCGCGCTCAAGACGCTCGGATACGACCCCAGCCCTTCAAAGATGTGGCTCGGACGCCTTGCTCGTGCCGGGTTCGATGATGTTCGCCGAGTGTGGATGTGTCTTCCCGTCGGCGCAAAGAGGCGAATGTACCTGCCTCCCGTGCCAGCCCTCCGGGACACGAGCAGTCGAGAAGTCAAGGTCCACCAGCTGGATGCCATGGTCATGGGAAGCAGCGACGACGTTGCCAGCGTGTGCAGCATCGTCGGGGGGTGGAGCTGGGAGCGATGGCTCCTCCGATGCGAGATGGAGAAGGTGGCCGGCGAGATGAGGCTCGCCGAcacggtgacgacggggacggcgatGAAAGAGGCGGGCAGGTGCCTGGACGGTGTCCATGCGATCATggaggagggaagagggTGCAAGGCCGGATTCCGCATGCTCAACGGCTACGCGCGGAAGCCCAAGGTTGGCACTGAGACTATCAGCATCGCTCTGGCGATGTGA